Proteins from one Bacteroides mediterraneensis genomic window:
- a CDS encoding UpxY family transcription antiterminator, protein METNKEMHWYAFYVRMHHEKKTAEKLEMLGVTHFLPIQEVVRQWSDRKKKIKQVIIPMLIFIRTDEKGRIELLQNFPSLTGCLIDPATKRPAIIRNEEMEQFKFMLDYSEETVRFQNEPLAPGEKVEVIKGPLKGLQGELVELAGHSEVMIRIDHLGYATVEIPVGYVKKL, encoded by the coding sequence ATGGAAACAAACAAAGAGATGCACTGGTATGCCTTCTATGTAAGGATGCATCATGAAAAGAAAACAGCTGAGAAGCTCGAAATGCTGGGCGTCACTCACTTCCTGCCCATACAGGAAGTAGTCCGCCAATGGAGCGACCGGAAAAAGAAAATCAAACAAGTCATAATTCCTATGCTGATTTTCATTCGTACGGACGAAAAAGGACGCATCGAATTGCTTCAAAACTTTCCGTCATTGACGGGATGCCTGATAGACCCTGCTACCAAACGGCCGGCCATCATCCGGAATGAAGAGATGGAGCAGTTCAAATTCATGCTGGACTACTCAGAAGAGACTGTCCGCTTCCAAAACGAGCCATTAGCTCCAGGAGAAAAGGTAGAGGTCATCAAAGGGCCGTTGAAAGGACTGCAAGGGGAACTGGTAGAACTGGCTGGACACTCGGAAGTAATGATACGTATCGACCACTTGGGATATGCCACCGTGGAAATCCCTGTGGGGTATGTCAAGAAGTTATAA
- a CDS encoding porin family protein, with protein MMKEAILTVIGSGVLAVCELQAQATTTPMVTLRQPRFNLGVKAGFNSSMFFTDEVSINGKDLEQAQNNYKVGYFAAVFCRFNIKKHHFIQPEFSCNITQGSVSIPLTLANSELLSDNALIKRKMTTFDVPILYGYKFVDVHPYGMAFFVGPKVTWIWERHSSTEFSGFHQQEIKEEQYPLQYSGVVGLAVNVSNIFFDFRYEIGLHNSIRDMSYNTNTTESPHNEGEIRLRQRKNILSFSVGVIF; from the coding sequence ATGATGAAAGAAGCCATACTCACCGTAATTGGAAGCGGAGTGCTAGCAGTGTGTGAGCTGCAGGCGCAAGCTACCACTACGCCTATGGTCACACTACGGCAACCTCGTTTCAATTTAGGGGTGAAAGCGGGCTTCAATTCTTCCATGTTCTTTACCGATGAGGTATCCATCAACGGGAAAGACTTGGAACAAGCACAAAACAATTACAAGGTGGGGTATTTCGCCGCAGTATTCTGCCGGTTCAACATCAAAAAACATCACTTTATCCAACCCGAGTTTTCGTGCAACATCACTCAAGGAAGTGTGTCCATCCCGCTTACTCTGGCAAACTCGGAACTTCTGTCGGACAATGCTCTGATAAAGAGGAAAATGACCACTTTCGATGTCCCTATCCTCTACGGCTATAAGTTTGTGGATGTACATCCGTACGGGATGGCTTTCTTTGTTGGCCCGAAAGTGACTTGGATCTGGGAACGACACAGTTCTACCGAGTTCTCCGGTTTCCATCAACAGGAAATAAAAGAAGAACAATACCCTTTACAATATAGCGGTGTAGTAGGATTGGCGGTCAATGTCTCCAACATCTTTTTTGACTTCCGGTATGAGATAGGCTTGCACAACTCTATTCGGGACATGTCTTACAATACGAATACCACCGAATCTCCCCACAACGAAGGAGAAATCCGATTGCGGCAACGCAAGAATATTTTGAGTTTTTCCGTGGGAGTTATTTTCTAA
- a CDS encoding lipocalin-like domain-containing protein: protein MKKILSIWGILLLAILCNSCEKEPINRDIEGHWQLLEFTTKADGEVHPCTRIYYSIQLWVVEVAEKQGPQGLTPFRGRYQYDESNRSIRLSEMSTYATPENSRPAEVWELNPYGLNDVNTTFKVIESDGKQMTLESDYALLKLRKF, encoded by the coding sequence ATGAAAAAAATTCTCTCTATATGGGGTATACTCCTGCTGGCCATCCTATGCAACAGCTGCGAGAAAGAACCGATTAACCGGGATATTGAAGGGCACTGGCAGCTGCTGGAATTTACCACCAAAGCAGACGGTGAGGTCCATCCGTGTACACGCATTTACTACAGTATCCAGTTATGGGTGGTGGAAGTGGCCGAAAAACAAGGTCCGCAAGGACTGACTCCCTTTCGCGGACGGTACCAATATGACGAGTCCAACCGTTCTATCCGGCTATCGGAGATGAGTACGTATGCTACCCCGGAAAATTCCCGTCCGGCAGAAGTCTGGGAATTAAACCCCTACGGGTTGAACGATGTCAATACCACGTTCAAGGTTATTGAATCGGATGGCAAGCAGATGACTCTGGAATCAGACTATGCCCTGCTGAAACTCCGAAAATTCTGA
- the pyrI gene encoding aspartate carbamoyltransferase regulatory subunit, whose protein sequence is MTMSEKKELQVAALKNGTVIDHIPSNKLFTVVSLLGLQNEDANITIGNNFESKKLGKKGIIKIADRFFTEEEISRLSVVASKIKLNIIRDYEVVEKKEVEMPDELKGIVKCNNPKCITNNEPMQTWFHVIDKEKGLLKCHYCEKEQQKDNIKLL, encoded by the coding sequence GTGACTATGAGTGAAAAGAAAGAATTACAGGTAGCCGCACTCAAAAACGGTACGGTTATCGACCATATACCATCCAACAAGCTGTTTACAGTGGTATCTCTGCTTGGACTGCAGAATGAAGATGCCAACATCACCATCGGCAATAACTTTGAAAGCAAGAAACTGGGAAAGAAAGGCATCATCAAGATTGCCGACCGTTTCTTTACGGAAGAGGAAATCAGCCGGTTGTCGGTAGTGGCTTCCAAAATCAAGTTGAACATTATCCGTGACTATGAGGTTGTGGAAAAGAAAGAGGTAGAGATGCCGGACGAGCTAAAAGGTATCGTGAAATGCAACAACCCGAAATGCATCACCAACAACGAACCGATGCAAACCTGGTTCCACGTGATTGACAAGGAAAAGGGCTTGCTGAAATGCCACTACTGCGAGAAGGAACAGCAGAAGGATAACATCAAACTGCTGTAA
- the pyrB gene encoding aspartate carbamoyltransferase encodes MENRSLVTIAEHSKEKILYLLEMAREFEKKPNRRLLAEKVVATLFFEPSTRTRLSFETAANRLGARVIGFTDPKVTSSSKGETLKDTIMMVSNYADIIVMRHYLEGAARYASEVAPVPIVNAGDGANQHPSQTMLDLYSIYKTQGTLENLNIYLVGDLKYGRTVHSLLMAMRHFNPTFHFIAPDELKMPDEYKLYCEEHHIKYVEHTDFTEETIADADILYMTRVQRERFTDLMEYERVKDVYILNNKMLEHTRPNLRILHPLPRVNEITYDVDDNPKAYYFQQAKNGLYARQAILCDVLGITLDEVKADTEK; translated from the coding sequence ATGGAAAATAGAAGTTTAGTTACTATCGCCGAACATTCCAAAGAGAAAATCCTGTATCTTCTGGAAATGGCAAGAGAGTTCGAAAAGAAACCTAACCGCCGCCTGCTGGCCGAAAAAGTAGTCGCCACCTTGTTCTTTGAGCCGTCCACCCGTACCCGGCTGAGTTTTGAAACGGCAGCCAACCGTCTGGGAGCGAGAGTCATCGGATTTACAGACCCGAAGGTGACCAGTTCTTCCAAAGGAGAAACCCTGAAGGATACGATTATGATGGTGAGCAACTATGCCGACATCATCGTGATGCGACACTACTTGGAGGGAGCCGCTCGCTACGCCAGTGAAGTAGCCCCTGTACCGATCGTCAATGCAGGAGACGGTGCCAACCAGCATCCTTCACAGACCATGCTCGACTTGTATTCCATCTACAAGACGCAAGGTACACTGGAAAACCTGAATATCTATCTGGTGGGCGACCTGAAATATGGAAGAACCGTTCACTCCTTGCTGATGGCGATGCGTCATTTCAACCCTACTTTCCACTTCATCGCGCCGGACGAATTGAAAATGCCGGACGAATACAAGCTGTACTGCGAGGAACATCACATCAAATATGTGGAGCATACGGACTTTACGGAAGAAACCATCGCAGATGCGGATATCCTGTACATGACCCGTGTGCAGCGCGAGCGCTTCACCGACCTGATGGAATATGAAAGAGTGAAAGACGTGTACATCCTGAACAACAAGATGCTGGAACATACACGTCCGAACCTGCGAATCCTCCACCCGCTGCCTCGCGTAAACGAAATTACCTACGACGTGGACGACAACCCGAAAGCTTACTATTTCCAACAGGCCAAGAACGGTCTTTACGCCCGTCAGGCCATCCTTTGCGACGTGCTGGGCATCACACTCGACGAGGTGAAAGCTGATACTGAAAAATAA
- a CDS encoding transglycosylase domain-containing protein yields MRKVFIYVLWGFVLLCMLVVAIIFTAIAKGKIGYVPPVEELENPNLKFATQIISDDGKLLGTWSLSKENRVYVGYEDLSPHLVHALVATEDVRFEDHSGIDARAFMRAVIKRGIFMQKHAGGGSTITQQLAKQFYSPTADNVMERLLQKPIEWVIAVKLERYYTKEEILTMYLNKFDFLNNAVGIKTAAKTYFGKDPKNLKIEEAATLIGMCKNPSLYNPRRFNERSRGRRNTVLDQMRKAGYLTQEECDSLQALPLVLKFQPVDHKDGLATYFREYLRGIMTAHKPDRSDYRGWQMQKYYEDSLAWETNPLYGWCAKNKKKDGTNYNLYVDGLKIYTTINSHMQQYAEEAVYEHVAKYLQPRFFKEKRGRKTAPYTNQLTPEEVEQILNRSVHQSDRYRTMKADGCSEAEIMKAFNTKYEMSVFSWEGEKDTIMTPLDSIRYYKHFLRAGFMSMDPITGYVKAYVGGPNYNYFQYDMAMVGRRQVGSTIKPYLYALAMENGFSPCDEVRNVEQTLFDENGKAWSPRNSSKSHYGEMVTLKWGLANSNNWISAYLMSKLSPYDLVRLIHSFGVLNKDIQPTVSLCLGPCEISVGEMVSAYTAFVNKGIRTAPLFVTRIEDNDGNVVATFTPQVNEVISESTSYKMLVMLRAVINEGTGGRVRRLYGIKADMGGKTGTTNRNSDGWFMGFTPSLVSGCWVGGEERDIHFDTMRDGQGASMALPIWGIYMQKVYADKSLGYSPDETFDIPGDFDPCKDRLTEIEEENNTRLDDVFFQ; encoded by the coding sequence ATGAGAAAGGTCTTTATATATGTATTGTGGGGATTTGTACTCCTCTGCATGCTCGTGGTAGCCATTATTTTTACGGCTATTGCCAAAGGAAAAATTGGTTATGTTCCTCCTGTGGAAGAACTGGAAAACCCGAATCTGAAATTTGCCACCCAGATTATTTCCGACGACGGAAAATTGTTGGGCACCTGGTCGCTCAGTAAGGAAAATCGTGTGTATGTGGGGTATGAAGATCTCTCTCCCCATCTGGTGCATGCCTTGGTGGCCACCGAGGATGTCCGTTTTGAAGACCATTCCGGTATCGATGCCCGGGCGTTCATGCGTGCGGTCATCAAGCGTGGAATTTTCATGCAGAAGCATGCCGGTGGAGGTAGTACCATCACCCAGCAGCTGGCCAAGCAGTTCTATTCGCCTACGGCCGACAACGTCATGGAGCGTCTGCTGCAGAAACCCATTGAGTGGGTCATCGCTGTTAAGCTGGAACGGTATTACACGAAGGAAGAAATCCTGACCATGTACCTCAACAAGTTTGACTTCTTGAACAATGCCGTAGGTATCAAGACGGCTGCCAAGACGTATTTCGGGAAAGATCCCAAGAACCTGAAGATAGAAGAGGCTGCTACCTTGATAGGCATGTGTAAGAATCCTTCGCTCTATAATCCCCGCCGTTTCAATGAGCGTTCGCGGGGGCGCCGTAATACGGTACTCGACCAGATGCGCAAGGCCGGTTACCTGACGCAGGAGGAATGCGATTCTCTTCAGGCACTTCCGCTGGTATTGAAATTCCAGCCGGTAGACCATAAAGACGGTCTGGCCACCTATTTCCGTGAATATCTGCGTGGCATCATGACGGCCCACAAGCCAGACCGTAGTGATTATCGTGGCTGGCAGATGCAGAAGTATTATGAAGATTCTTTGGCTTGGGAAACCAATCCGCTTTATGGCTGGTGTGCCAAGAACAAGAAGAAGGACGGTACGAACTACAATCTTTACGTAGACGGGTTGAAAATCTATACTACTATCAACTCTCACATGCAACAGTATGCCGAAGAGGCTGTGTATGAGCATGTAGCGAAATATTTGCAACCACGGTTCTTCAAAGAGAAGAGAGGACGCAAGACGGCTCCTTACACCAATCAGCTCACTCCGGAGGAAGTGGAACAGATTCTGAACCGCTCCGTGCACCAGAGCGACCGTTACCGTACAATGAAGGCCGACGGTTGTTCGGAAGCCGAAATCATGAAGGCATTCAATACCAAGTATGAGATGTCGGTGTTCTCTTGGGAAGGGGAGAAGGATACCATCATGACACCGCTTGATTCTATCCGTTATTACAAGCACTTCCTGCGGGCCGGATTCATGTCGATGGACCCTATTACCGGTTACGTGAAGGCTTACGTGGGTGGGCCGAACTATAACTATTTCCAGTATGACATGGCCATGGTGGGCCGTCGTCAGGTGGGTTCAACCATCAAGCCTTACTTGTATGCGCTGGCCATGGAGAACGGATTCTCCCCTTGCGATGAGGTCCGTAACGTGGAGCAGACGCTTTTTGACGAAAACGGAAAAGCCTGGTCACCCCGAAACAGTTCCAAATCGCATTATGGGGAAATGGTGACCCTGAAGTGGGGTCTGGCCAACTCCAACAACTGGATTTCGGCTTACCTGATGAGCAAGCTGAGTCCGTACGACTTGGTTCGTCTGATACATTCGTTTGGGGTGTTGAACAAGGATATCCAGCCCACGGTTTCTTTGTGTTTGGGACCGTGTGAAATCTCTGTGGGAGAAATGGTAAGTGCCTATACTGCCTTTGTAAATAAAGGTATCCGTACCGCTCCGCTGTTTGTCACCCGCATTGAGGACAACGACGGGAATGTGGTGGCTACCTTCACACCTCAGGTGAACGAAGTCATCAGTGAGTCCACTTCTTATAAGATGCTGGTGATGTTGCGTGCCGTAATCAATGAAGGTACGGGCGGTCGTGTACGTCGTCTGTATGGCATCAAGGCTGATATGGGAGGTAAGACGGGAACCACCAACCGTAACTCCGACGGATGGTTTATGGGCTTCACCCCGTCGCTGGTTTCCGGATGCTGGGTAGGCGGTGAAGAACGAGACATTCATTTCGATACGATGCGCGACGGACAAGGTGCTTCTATGGCATTGCCTATCTGGGGAATCTATATGCAGAAGGTCTATGCCGACAAGTCTTTGGGGTATTCACCCGATGAAACGTTCGACATACCGGGCGATTTTGATCCTTGCAAGGACCGTCTGACGGAAATCGAAGAGGAAAACAATACCCGCCTGGACGATGTGTTCTTCCAGTAA
- a CDS encoding flavin reductase family protein, with translation MKQDWKPGTMIYPLPAALITCGSCEEEYNIITIAWVGTICTNPPMCYISVRPERYSYPILKKNMEFVINLTTKDMAFATDWCGVRSGKDYHKFKEMKLTPGKASMVQAPLIEESPLCIECRVKEIVALGSHHMFIADVVNVKADDKYLNTETGKFELARANLLVYAHGGYYELGEKIGKFGWSVEKKK, from the coding sequence ATGAAGCAGGACTGGAAACCAGGAACGATGATTTATCCGCTTCCGGCCGCCTTGATTACGTGCGGAAGTTGTGAAGAAGAATACAATATCATTACCATAGCGTGGGTGGGTACAATCTGTACCAACCCACCTATGTGCTATATTTCGGTCAGGCCGGAACGATACTCCTATCCCATTTTGAAGAAAAATATGGAGTTCGTCATCAACCTGACTACAAAAGACATGGCTTTTGCGACAGACTGGTGTGGCGTACGCTCCGGAAAAGACTACCACAAATTCAAAGAGATGAAGCTTACACCGGGAAAGGCTTCCATGGTGCAGGCACCTCTCATTGAAGAGTCTCCCCTCTGCATTGAATGCCGGGTAAAGGAAATCGTGGCCCTGGGTTCACACCACATGTTCATCGCCGACGTGGTCAATGTGAAAGCCGATGACAAATACCTGAACACCGAAACCGGAAAATTCGAACTGGCACGTGCCAATTTGCTGGTCTATGCCCACGGCGGCTATTACGAGCTGGGAGAAAAGATTGGCAAGTTCGGCTGGTCGGTGGAGAAAAAGAAATGA